A genomic region of Exiguobacterium sp. Helios contains the following coding sequences:
- a CDS encoding aldo/keto reductase yields the protein MQYAKLSNGVTIPQIGFGVWQVDEETEAPAAVAEAIRVGYRHIDTAAVYKNERGVAKGIKESGVNREDLFLTSKVWNDDIRAGRTKEAFAESLERLETDYLDLYLIHWPVEGYIEAWKAMVELYEAGKIKAIGVSNFKEHHLDTLAEEGLMTPMINQVELHPQLPQHELHEYLQDHSIQVEAWSPLMQGKFLEINDFKEIAEKHGKSPSQVVLRWHLDNGIVALPKSVTPERIAENFDVFDFQLDADDLEKIDRLATDVRLGPDPDEIDF from the coding sequence ATGCAATACGCAAAACTTTCAAATGGTGTCACAATTCCACAAATCGGATTCGGTGTCTGGCAAGTCGATGAAGAGACGGAAGCACCGGCTGCCGTCGCAGAAGCCATTCGTGTCGGTTACCGTCATATTGATACGGCTGCCGTTTACAAAAACGAACGTGGTGTCGCCAAAGGAATTAAAGAAAGCGGCGTGAACCGTGAAGATCTCTTCTTAACGTCTAAAGTATGGAACGATGATATTCGTGCCGGACGCACTAAAGAAGCTTTCGCCGAGTCACTTGAACGTCTCGAGACCGATTACCTTGATCTCTATCTGATCCACTGGCCGGTTGAAGGATATATCGAAGCATGGAAAGCGATGGTTGAACTTTACGAAGCCGGGAAAATTAAAGCCATCGGTGTGTCGAACTTCAAAGAACATCACCTCGATACACTTGCTGAAGAAGGATTAATGACACCGATGATCAATCAGGTCGAACTTCATCCGCAACTTCCGCAACACGAACTGCATGAATATTTACAGGACCATAGCATTCAAGTTGAAGCGTGGAGCCCGCTCATGCAAGGGAAATTCCTCGAAATCAACGACTTCAAGGAAATTGCCGAAAAACACGGTAAATCTCCTTCACAAGTCGTCTTGCGCTGGCATTTGGATAACGGTATTGTCGCGCTTCCGAAATCGGTCACACCTGAACGCATTGCGGAAAACTTTGACGTCTTTGACTTCCAACTGGACGCAGATGATCTCGAGAAGATTGATCGTTTGGCAACGGATGTTCGTCTCGGACCGGATCCAGACGAAATCGACTTTTAA
- a CDS encoding sodium:alanine symporter family protein → MEKQLMDLIGSINDLLWSSVLIILLVGLGIYFTIRMGFVQFRMIPEMLRLLFQGTDKGKDGVSPFQAFAISTAARVGTGNIAGVATAIALGGPGAVFWMWLIALIGSASAFVESTLAQIYKVRDEKAWRGGPAYYMEKALGQRWLGVVFSILITISFGFVFNSVQSNTISLSLQSQYGVDKTWITVGLVLLTALVIFGGVRSIATVSAFLVPIMAGGYILIALYIMVTNLEVLPNVFGLIFQEGLLEFKTLAGGAIGAAVLNGIRRGLFSNEAGMGSAPNAAATAEVSHPVKQGLIQSFAVFVDTLLVCSSTAMIVLVSGVATQDASGAPVAGIDLAQGALASQVGPLATAFMALAIFLFAFSSIVGNYYYGESNISFINDNKKIMMVYRVIVLGMVVFGSLVQTAGLVWALADIFMGLMAIVNLYAIFRLSKIAKLALDDYLVQRKNGQDPRFHKDSIPNLPGKETLEAWQDEDRKEKAI, encoded by the coding sequence GTGGAAAAACAACTGATGGATTTAATCGGTAGTATTAATGACTTGTTATGGTCGAGTGTCTTGATCATCTTGTTGGTTGGTCTGGGAATTTATTTTACAATTCGAATGGGGTTCGTCCAGTTTCGGATGATTCCGGAAATGTTGCGGCTGTTGTTCCAAGGAACGGATAAAGGGAAAGATGGTGTGTCGCCGTTCCAAGCCTTCGCCATCAGTACAGCGGCACGGGTCGGGACCGGCAATATCGCCGGCGTCGCGACAGCCATTGCGCTCGGTGGACCGGGTGCGGTCTTTTGGATGTGGTTGATTGCCTTAATCGGTTCCGCTTCAGCATTCGTCGAGAGTACGCTCGCTCAGATTTATAAAGTACGTGACGAAAAAGCTTGGCGTGGCGGTCCTGCATATTACATGGAAAAAGCGCTCGGACAACGCTGGCTTGGCGTCGTTTTCAGTATCTTGATTACCATCTCGTTTGGATTCGTCTTCAACTCAGTCCAGTCCAATACGATTTCATTATCGCTTCAAAGTCAGTATGGGGTAGATAAAACGTGGATTACAGTTGGACTTGTCCTGTTAACGGCACTCGTAATCTTCGGCGGTGTCCGGAGTATTGCGACGGTGTCAGCCTTCCTCGTCCCGATTATGGCAGGCGGATACATCTTGATTGCTCTCTACATCATGGTGACGAACTTAGAGGTGTTACCGAACGTATTCGGTCTGATTTTCCAGGAAGGATTACTCGAATTCAAAACACTTGCCGGTGGAGCAATCGGAGCAGCGGTCTTAAACGGAATTCGTCGTGGTCTTTTCTCAAATGAAGCCGGTATGGGTTCAGCGCCGAATGCTGCTGCGACGGCAGAAGTGTCCCATCCTGTCAAACAAGGGTTGATTCAATCGTTTGCGGTTTTTGTGGATACACTGCTCGTCTGTTCTTCGACAGCAATGATTGTTCTAGTCAGTGGTGTTGCGACGCAGGATGCGAGTGGAGCACCGGTCGCCGGAATCGATTTGGCGCAAGGGGCACTCGCTTCTCAGGTCGGTCCATTGGCTACTGCATTTATGGCGCTTGCGATTTTCTTGTTTGCCTTCAGTTCGATTGTCGGAAATTATTATTACGGTGAATCGAATATCAGTTTCATCAATGACAATAAAAAAATCATGATGGTGTATCGTGTCATCGTCCTCGGCATGGTTGTGTTTGGTTCGCTCGTTCAAACGGCGGGACTTGTCTGGGCGCTCGCGGACATCTTCATGGGCTTGATGGCAATCGTTAACTTGTATGCAATTTTCCGCTTATCCAAAATTGCGAAGCTGGCACTCGATGATTATTTAGTACAACGTAAAAATGGTCAGGATCCCCGTTTCCATAAAGATTCGATTCCGAATCTTCCGGGGAAAGAAACGCTCGAGGCGTGGCAGGATGAAGACCGGAAAGAAAAAGCCATTTAA
- a CDS encoding CoA-disulfide reductase: protein MKTIIVGGVAGGATAAARLRRLDETAEIILLERGKEISFANCGLPYYIGDVIKDRNKLLVQTPEGMNARFNLDVRNLSEAIRINREQKTVTICKVDTGEEYDETYDQLILSPGAKPIRPGISGLAEATNVFTLRNIPDTDKMRQYVDEARPAHATVIGGGFIGLEMAENLVERGARVTLVEMSDQVMAPVDPEMAAIVHEHLRAKGVELILADGVSRFEEAGNRVVLTSGKTIQTEMNILSIGVMPESNLASEAGLKLGIKQTIQVDETLRTSDPSIFAIGDAIEVKDYITGEPVHVPLAWPANRQGRLVADIIAGRDVRYTGTLGTAVAKVFDLTVAATGNNEKRLRQSGRRYEAIHLHPGSHAGYYPGASPISMKLLFDPVDGTILGAQAIGMTGVEKRIDVLATAIKGGLTVLDLPDLELSYAPPYSSAKDPVNMAGYIASNIVLGDSENVHWHEIDQIVADGGLLLDVREPSENELGSIPGSVNISLPTLRQSLDELPKNQTIYVTCQVGLRGYVASQLLKQNGFTVKNLSGGYKTWATVNRDREARSQVQEETAVTTIKSEPKQVAKEQITLLDTCGLQCPGPILELKTKIDQLQDGDQVFIKASDPGFLPDVQAWAKKLGHTVHTAEMNKGIVEVLLEKGNATNQPVSLVATTADDATMVVFSGDLDKALASFVIAQGAQAMGKQVTMFFTFWGLNVIRKPDAPAVDKAPMERMMGMMMPKHAGDLPLSNMNMGGAGQKMMKKVMKDKQVDALETMMAKAQAAGVRMIACTMSMDIMGIKKEELLDDIDYGGVASYLGATDGSNLNLFI from the coding sequence ATCTGGACGTCCGGAATTTATCGGAAGCGATCCGGATCAACCGCGAGCAAAAAACGGTGACGATTTGTAAAGTGGATACGGGAGAAGAGTATGACGAAACGTACGATCAGTTGATTTTGTCACCCGGCGCAAAACCGATCCGTCCAGGCATTTCGGGGTTAGCGGAAGCAACAAATGTCTTTACGTTACGGAACATTCCGGATACCGATAAGATGCGTCAGTATGTCGACGAAGCGCGTCCGGCACATGCGACGGTCATCGGCGGCGGATTCATCGGTCTTGAAATGGCGGAAAACTTAGTCGAACGCGGAGCACGCGTGACGCTGGTCGAGATGTCGGATCAAGTCATGGCACCGGTCGATCCGGAAATGGCAGCCATCGTTCATGAACACTTACGGGCGAAAGGCGTCGAGTTGATTTTAGCGGACGGTGTGTCACGCTTTGAAGAAGCGGGGAACCGTGTGGTCTTGACGAGCGGAAAAACGATTCAGACAGAAATGAACATCTTATCCATCGGGGTCATGCCGGAAAGCAACTTGGCTTCGGAAGCTGGACTAAAGCTCGGCATCAAACAAACGATTCAAGTCGATGAGACGTTGCGGACATCTGATCCTTCCATCTTTGCGATTGGTGATGCGATCGAAGTCAAAGACTATATTACGGGGGAACCGGTTCATGTCCCGCTGGCTTGGCCGGCAAACCGTCAAGGACGTCTCGTCGCCGACATCATTGCCGGACGAGATGTCCGTTACACGGGGACACTCGGAACAGCAGTCGCAAAAGTGTTTGATTTGACGGTTGCTGCAACCGGAAACAATGAAAAACGTCTCCGTCAGTCAGGACGCCGTTATGAAGCGATTCACCTGCACCCCGGTTCACATGCCGGCTATTATCCGGGAGCGAGTCCGATTTCGATGAAACTGTTATTTGATCCGGTGGATGGAACGATTCTCGGAGCACAGGCGATTGGGATGACAGGTGTCGAAAAACGAATCGACGTTTTGGCAACGGCGATTAAAGGTGGACTGACAGTACTTGATCTTCCGGATCTTGAATTGTCGTATGCGCCTCCTTATAGTTCAGCAAAAGATCCGGTCAATATGGCAGGTTACATTGCCTCGAATATCGTACTCGGAGACAGCGAAAACGTTCATTGGCATGAGATTGACCAAATTGTCGCGGACGGCGGATTATTGCTCGATGTTCGCGAACCTTCGGAAAATGAACTCGGTTCGATTCCGGGATCAGTCAACATCTCATTACCGACGTTACGTCAATCGCTTGACGAATTGCCGAAAAATCAGACGATTTACGTGACGTGCCAGGTCGGACTCCGTGGATATGTCGCGAGTCAATTGCTGAAACAGAACGGATTTACCGTCAAAAATTTGAGCGGCGGTTATAAGACGTGGGCGACGGTCAACCGTGACCGCGAAGCGAGAAGTCAAGTACAGGAGGAAACAGCTGTGACGACGATAAAAAGTGAGCCGAAACAAGTGGCGAAAGAACAGATTACGTTACTCGATACATGCGGTTTACAGTGCCCGGGACCGATTCTGGAGCTGAAAACGAAAATTGATCAATTACAGGACGGGGATCAAGTCTTTATTAAAGCATCCGATCCCGGTTTCCTGCCGGATGTTCAAGCGTGGGCAAAAAAATTGGGGCATACCGTCCACACGGCGGAAATGAATAAAGGCATCGTTGAAGTCCTCCTTGAAAAAGGGAATGCTACGAACCAACCGGTATCATTAGTCGCCACAACTGCCGATGATGCGACGATGGTCGTATTCAGCGGCGATCTTGATAAAGCACTTGCATCATTCGTCATTGCGCAAGGGGCACAGGCGATGGGGAAACAAGTGACGATGTTCTTTACGTTCTGGGGACTCAATGTCATCCGTAAACCGGATGCACCTGCTGTCGACAAGGCACCGATGGAACGGATGATGGGAATGATGATGCCGAAACATGCCGGTGATCTCCCACTTTCGAACATGAATATGGGTGGAGCCGGTCAAAAAATGATGAAAAAAGTCATGAAGGATAAACAGGTCGATGCTCTAGAGACGATGATGGCGAAGGCTCAAGCAGCCGGTGTCCGGATGATTGCCTGCACGATGTCGATGGATATCATGGGGATTAAAAAAGAAGAGTTACTCGACGATATCGATTACGGCGGTGTCGCAAGTTATCTTGGAGCGACAGATGGTTCGAACCTGAATCTGTTTATCTGA